CTGACTCTAGAAGTTTCCTTTCTTACCCTCGTCACGAATATTTTAGACGTATTTTATGTGATTTATTCGGTACTGATGTAGAAAACGGAGAATTGCCTTACGATAAAGAATGGTTAGGAAAAGTAATCCAGAATATCTGTTTTAATAATGCTAAAACCTATTTCAATTTCTAATTATGGGTAAAGTTTTAAGTTTTGGTGAGCTTTTATTGCGTATTTGTCCAGATGGAGATGGAGAATGGCTAGCGGAAAATAAATTGCCTTTTTATGTTGGTGGAGCAGAATTAAATGTTGCAACAGCATTGGCTTTGTGGGATATCCCTTCAGCATATTTTACCGCTTTACCTGAGAATTTTATGTCTGAGCAAATCATCAGTTATATGGATGCTCGAGATATTGACACTTCTAAAATTCATCACGGAGGCGATAGAATAGGTTTATATTATTTGCCAAAAGGAAAAGACTTAAAAAATGCAGGTGTAATTTACGATAGGGCAAATTCTGCTTTTGCAACGTTGCAAACTGGAGCTATCGACTGGGATAAAGTATTAGATGGTGTAACTTGGTTTCATTTCAGTGCCATTTGTCCAGCTTTAAATCAGGCAGCTGCCGATGTTTGTTTGGAAGCTGTAAAAGCAGCAAGTGAAAAGGGAATTACCATTTCTATCGACTTAAATTTCCGTGCTAAATTGTGGCAATATGGAAAACAACCTTCAGAAATTGTGCCTCAATTAGCTCAGTATTGCGATTTAATCATGGGTAATATTTGGGCAGCTGAAAAGATGTTGAACATCCCTGTGCCAGAAGGTATTGTAGAAGCTGATGATAAAAATACTTATATTGAGCAAGCAAAAAAGACTTCGGAAGAAATTATAAAACAATATCCTAAATGTAAGTGGGTGGCAAATACTTTCCGCTTCGATTACAACCAAGGAATTAGATATTATACAGCACTTTATACAGCTAACGAACTATTAGTCTCAAAAGAATATCTTTCTGAGAAAATTTTAGATAAAGTGGGTAGTGGCGACTGTTTCATGGCAGGTTTAATTTATGGTTTTTATCAAGGTAATAATCCTTTAGATACACTAGACTTCGCCACAGCAGCAGCTTATAATAAATTATATATACCAAGCGATGCAACAACAGCAACAGTTGCAGACGTTAAAAAAACATTAGCAGAAAATGACTAAGAATAAAGAAACTACAATTGCAGCAATTAAAACTCAGGGAATGTTGCCTCTTTTTTATTATGAAGATGCACAGGTAAGTTTAGAGATTGTTCGTGCTTTATATAAAGGCGGTGTTCGTGTTTTCGAATATACAAATAGGGGCAAAGCTGCATTAGAAAATTTTCAGTTTTTAAAAGAAGCCTTAAAAACTGAAATGCAAGATTTATTTTTAGGAATTGGAACAATTAAAAATACAACAGAGGTTAAGGAGTTTTTAGCAGCTGGAGCAGATTTTATTGTTTGTCCGGTAGTAGATTTAGAAGTAGGTAAATTAACTCATGATGCTGGTTTATTATGGATTCCTGGATGTATGACACCTACAGAGATTAATATAGCTCATCAGTTTGGAGCAGGAATTATTAAATTGTTTCCAGCTAATATTTTAGGGCCAGAATATCTATCATCAATTAAAGAGCTTTTCCAAGGTCAATTATTTGTGCCAACTGGCGGAGTAGAAATCGATGAAACCAATATTGACAACTGGTTTAAAGCCGGCGTTTGTGCAGTTGGAATGGGCAGTAAACTAGTAAGTAAAAAAATATTAGAAAATAAAGCTTATGATGAATTACAGACTTTAACCACGAAAGCATTTGAAATCATCAATAAAGTAAAACCTTAAACACAAATTTAACCAAATATTAAATCCTCCAATGTTCTGAGAAAGAATGTAGGGGTTAAACTAAAAATTATGAACCAAACTAAAATCGGCAATTACAGATGGACCATTTGCGCCCTTTTGTTTTTTGCAACCACAGTAAACTACCTGGATAGACAGGTACTGAGTTTACTGAAGCCAACATTGGAAGAACAATTCGGTTGGTCTAACAGTGACTATGCAGATATTGCTGCAGTATTCCAATTTACATATGCAATTGCAATGCTTTTTGCAGGTCGTTTTGTAGATAAATTAGGTACAAAATGGGGATATGGAATCGCTATTATTGTTTGGTCTATCGGAGCAATCATCCACGCTTATTCAATTTCAATCGGTACAGGAGTTGCATCTATTTTAACAACTTTTGGTATTGCTGCATTACCAGTGTCTATTCTCGGTTTTATGTTTTCTCGAGCCGTCTTGGCAATTGGTGAATCAGGGAATTTTCCTGCTGCAATTAAAGCTACGGCAGAATATCATCCAAAAAAGGAACGCTCATTTGCAACAGGTATCTTTAATTCTGGTGCAAACGTAGGAGCAATTTTAGCACCAATTACCGTTCCATGGATTGCAAAACATTGGGGTTGGGAAAGAGCTTTTGAGTTAGTTGGTGCCGTTGGATTTTTATGGTTATTCTTTTGGTTAATTTTCTATGAATCTCCAGAAAAGCAAAAACGTTTAAAAGCTGCAGAATTAGCTTACATCAATAGTGATGAAGATGAGGTTGCCGATAAAGCAAATGTTGAAAAAGTTAAGTGGTTTAAATTGTTAGGGTTTAGACAAACTTGGGCATTCACTTTTGGTAAGTTCATGACTGATGGTGTTTGGTGGTTCTTTTTGTTTTGGTTACCAGGTTTTTTAAAGGACCAATATGCAATGACTAGTGATGACATTCGTTGGCCATTAGCTGTTTTATATAGCATGACCATGATAGGAAGTATTGGTGGTGGTTGGTTGCCAAAATACTTTGCAGATAAAGGTTATGCTGTTTATGATGGAAGAATGAGAGCAATGTTTGTTATTGCACTTTTCCCATTAATTGTTTTGTTTGCGCAACCTTTTGGTCATTATTCTTTCTGGATTCCAGTTATATTAATTGGAGTAGGAGCGTCTGCTCACCAAGCTTGGTCGGCAAATATTTTCACAACGGTTTCAGATATGTTTCCTAAAAGAGCAATTGGTTCGGTAGTTGGAATTGGTGGTTTTGCTGGTGGTATGGGCGGTGTGTTGGTAACTAAAATTGGCGGTTGGATTTTCGATAGCTATGCCAATAAAGGTATCTCAGAATCATTTGCAAAATTCAACGAAATGGGTAACAGTTCGTTCGTAAATCAAATTACTTCTATGGATTTGGCTAGCAAATATGGCGACAAAGTAAACTTGAATATCATGTCATTGAATAAGTTACCAGTTGAAGTAGCTGATAAATTAAAAGCTGTTGATGCAAATCTATTTACCCAATTGCTAGAAATTCAAAAGCCATTAGTTCAATCAAATATGACTGTTGCTTACACCATTATGTTCGCCTTTTGTGCAGTCGCTTATTTAATTGCTTGGTCTGTCATGAAGTTATTAGTTCCAAAATATAAAAAGATTACGCTATAAATTATGAACTTTCAAGAAGAATTGGATTCACTCTTTTTAACAGAAGAGCAGATTCCTACTGCCTTTAAATTGGCAGCAGAAGTTAACCAACGCGAATATTTATCCAATGGAGAAATGTTGCCTTGGAGTGGTGATGTTCACACTGTGTTATCGCCAATTTGTATCAAAACTGAAAAAGGTTTAGAGCGAAAGGTTATTGGAACTTATCCACTTTGTGATGCTGCAGAAGCTACAGCTTCTCTTGATGCAGCAGTAGCAGCCTATAACAATGGTAGGGGTGAATGGCCAACAATGGGCGTTGCGCAAAGAATAGAATGTGTAGAGCGATTTACCCATGCCATTATTGAAAAAAAACAAGAAGTTGTAAAGTTAATCATGTGGGAGATAGGTAAAACATTTGCTGATTCTACTAAAGAATTTGACCGTACAATTGAATATATTCAAGCTACAATTGATGCATTAAAAGATTTAGACCGTCAATCATCTGGCTTCACAATGGAGCAAGGAATTGTAGCTCAAATTCGTCGCTCTCCATTGGGTGTGGTTTTATGTATGGGTCCGTTTAACTATCCATTAAATGAAACTTTTACAACATTAATTCCTGCGTTGATAATGGGTAACACTATTTTATTTAAACCACCTAAACACGGAACATTATTATTTTATCCATTATTAGAAGCATTTAAAAACTGTTTTCCTAAAGGTGTGGTTAACACGATTTATGGTCGTGGAAATAAAATCATTCCAGGTTTAATGGAGTCGGGTAAAATCAATGTTTTAACTTTGATTGGCTCTAGTAAGGTAGCTAACGAATTGAAAAAGATGCACCCAAAAGTAAATCGTTTACGTGCTATTTTGGGTTTAGATGCAAAAAATGCAGCTATTATTACAGCAAAGGCAGATTTAAAACTTGCTGTTCAAGAAACTGTACTTGGTTCGCTTTCATTTAACGGACAAAGGTGTACTGCCTTGAAGATTATTTTTGTTCACCGTAGCTTAGCTGATGAGTTTTTGAAACAACTTTCAGAGTCAGTTAATAAATTAAAGTTTGGTATGCCTTGGGTTGATGGCGTTTCTTTAACACCATTGCCAGAGCCTCATAAACCCGCTTATTTGAAAGAAGTTATAGATGATGCAATTTCAAAAGGAGCAAAAGTGATGAATGAAAATGGTGGAGCAACAAATGAGTCGTTTGTTTTTCCAGCTGTTGTTTATCCAGTTAATGCACAAATGAAATTATATACAGAAGAACAATTTGGTCCAGTTGTACCAGTTGTGCCTTTTGATGATTTAGAGGAAACGATTCAATACCTAATCGATTCTACCCACGGTCAGCAAGTAAGTATTTTCAGTAACGATGAGCAAGAAGTAGCTGCTTTGATTGATCCTTTGGTTAATCAGGTTAGTAGAGTAAATATTAACTGCCAATGCCAACGTGGACCAGATGTTTTCCCTTTTACAGGTAGAAAAGATAGTGCTGAAGGTACACTTTCGGTTGTTGATGCTTTGCGTTCGTTTTCTATTAGGTCGCTTGTGGCAACGAAACTAAACGAAAACAATAAACACTTATTAAATGAAATTATTGATAGCAATAGTTCAAACTTTTTAAGTACCAAATACTTGTTTTAAAAGCGATGAGACCTTTTTTAGAGCTTTCAAAAAAGAGATTTTGTGTCACATTTACACTATAATAAAAAAAAGAGTGTTTAAACTTTCTTTTATTTATAAAATTAGTTACATTTGAGCTTACCCTTTCGGGGGTATGTTTTTCATAGGTAGATGTAGGGTCTGAAACTTGTTTCAGGCCCTTTTTTATTCCCCTCCACTGGAGGGGTGCCCAAAGGGTGGGGTGGTTTATTGTTTATAATAGCTTTTGACTCTATTTCTTCACCATCCAAAAAACTATAACAATCGTATATTTGCTTAGATTATGGTCAAAAAGAAAAAAATAATTGTTGCCATTACAGGTGCTAGCGGTTCTGTGTATGCAAAGCTATTATTAGATAATTTGATGAAACTTTCATCTCAAATCGATAAAGTAGGCGTTGTAATGTCTGATAACGCAAAGGAAGTGTGGCGCTTTGAATTGGGAAATGAAGATTATGACAATTATCCATTTACTTTTTATCATAAAATGGATTTTAATGCGCCATTTGCCTCCGGCTCTGCAAAATATGATACAATGATTATCATTCCTTGCTCAATGGGAACATTAGGCCGTATCGCCCACGGCATATCTAACGATTTAATTTCTCGTGCCGCTGATGTAATTTTAAAAGAACGTAGAAAATTAATTGCAGTTGTTCGCGATACTCCGTTTAGTTTAATCCACATCAATAATTTAAAAGCCGTAACAGAAGCTGGAGGGATTATTTGCCCTGCTAATCCATCATTTTATAGCTTACCAAAAACAATAGAGGATGTAGCGCAAACAGTAGTTAACCGCGTAATCGATTTAGCTGGGTTAGAATCTGAAAGTTATAGATGGAATGAGGATTAAATTTCATTGATAATTAATGCATAACTAGATTAGAAAAGCCGAAATTTTAATTTTATTTTTAGGAAATTTAATCAAGATGCAACGTCTCATTTTATACTTTTTATTCTTTAGTTTAATTTTCTTTAGTTCCCTTTCATTTGCTCAGAAAGATTACATCGTAAATAATGCTGGTGATACCACAAAAGGACAATTTAAAAAGCAATTAATATCTGGTCTTAAATTTAAACCTGATGGGAATTCGCAATACGAAGATTTGAATTACGACGATTTGTCCGCCTATTACAAAAGTAAGGACAGTTCTTCGTATGTCTTAAAAGTTATTCCTACAGGTAAAAAACCAATATTTTTAGAGCGTTTGCAAAACGGCAAGATAAAACTTTATGAGCGTTTTATAGCTGGAACCTATGGTTATATGGGTGGGGGCTCCCCAAGCCAAACTATTTGGTATGCGAGCAAGGATGACGGAGAACTCTTGGAAATTAAAACCAATAACGTTTTAGGGACTAGGGAGGATAGGAAAAATAATTTTTTCAATCTAATTGGAGATTACAAAGAACTTTGGGATGATTTTATTGCTGAAAAGAATTTCAGTTATGAAATGATTGAATCTTATATTAAGAAATATAACTATTATCATAAATACTTATTAAAAAAGTAGTCCTATTGTTAGGTAGTTGTAAGGTTTCCAACTAGTCGCAATACGCAATACGCAAATCTCAATACTAATAATTATCTTTGCAACCTCAATGAAAAAAGTTGCATTTTATACTCTTGGCTGTAAGCTAAACTTCTCAGAAACCTCAACCATTGGTCGTTTATTTACTGATGCGGGTTATGCTGTGGTTGAATTTACTGATGCAGCTGATGTATATGTAATCAATACTTGCTCAGTTACTGAACACGCCGATAAAAAATGTCGTAAAGTAGTAAAGGAAGCTTTAAAGTATTCTCCAAATGCTTATGTAACTATTGTTGGTTGTTATGCACAATTAAAACCTACAGAAATTGCCGAAATTGAGGGTGTTGATATGGTTTTAGGAGCTGCTGAAAAATTTAGGATAGTAGAATTTATTTCAGACTTAACAAAAAATCCTAAGGCAGTTGTTCATCAGCAAAACATCGAAAAAGTAAACCATAATTTTATTGCAGCTTATTCAATTGGGGATAGAACTCGTACTTTTTTAAAAGTTCAAGATGGTTGCGATTATCCTTGTACTTATTGCACAATTCCTTTGGCACGCGGTGGAAGTAGGAGTGACACCATTGAAAATGTAGTTAATCGTGCTACTCAAATTGCGGCCGGTGGCGTTAAAGAAATCGTGCTTACAGGTGTAAATTTAGGCGATTTTGGTATTCGTGATGGACAAAGACAAGATAAATTCTTCGACCTTGTTAAAGCATTAGATGAAGTTGATGGAATTGAACGTATTCGTATTTCTTCAATCGAGCCTAACTTGTTAAGCAATGAGATTATAGAATTTGTTGCTACCTCAAAACGTTTTGTTCCTCATTTTCACATTCCATTACAATCTGGCTCTAATAAGATTTTAGGTTTGATGAAAAGACGTTATCAACGTGAGTTATATACGGAACGCGTAGCGAAAATTAAGGCAGTAATGCCAAATTGCTGTATTGGTGTTGATGTAATTGTTGGTTTTCCTGGAGAAACTCACTATGATTTTTTAGACACTTATCAATTCTTAAATGAATTGGATATTTCATATTTACACGTATTTACCTACTCTGAACGTGAGCAAACTGAAGCTGCTACCATGAAAGGTAAAGTTACTGGCAGCACTCGTTTTGATAGAAATAAAATGTTGCACATTCTTTCAGATAAAAAAAGAAGAGCTTTCTATCAATCTCAAATCGGTTCTACGGCTCAAGTGCTTTTTGAAGACGACCAGAAAAACGGTTTTATGCATGGGTTTACTAAAAATTATGTAAAGGTTAAAGCTAAATACGACCCTGTAATGGTTAACGAGATTAAAAACGTTAAATTAATAGAGCTTTTAGCAGATGGCGAAGTAGAAGTAGCTGAAGCAGAGGAAGTCTTAGCTCATTAAATCCCTAAAATTTTCTCTTTAAAATACCCAGTTGTGGGTATATAGCACTAGTTTTTATATTGTAATATTGTGTGTGTAATGCTCACAAAATTGCCTTATGAAAAATTTATCGTTTTCTGCTATAAAAGGATTTCTAGTTTTAACGCTTATAATTCTTTCTATTTCTACAAAGGCTCAGGTTGCTAAAACTGTTGTTAGAAATTTTAACTTTAAGGTAGATTACGTTTATTACGGCAAGGCCGATAGTGTTTACCTTTTTATTTATGAGGGAGGTAAATTAGGTGTAAAGGTTGGTCAGCAAGGTAAAGTGTTCGGAACTTAT
The sequence above is drawn from the Pedobacter frigiditerrae genome and encodes:
- the mtaB gene encoding tRNA (N(6)-L-threonylcarbamoyladenosine(37)-C(2))-methylthiotransferase MtaB, with the protein product MKKVAFYTLGCKLNFSETSTIGRLFTDAGYAVVEFTDAADVYVINTCSVTEHADKKCRKVVKEALKYSPNAYVTIVGCYAQLKPTEIAEIEGVDMVLGAAEKFRIVEFISDLTKNPKAVVHQQNIEKVNHNFIAAYSIGDRTRTFLKVQDGCDYPCTYCTIPLARGGSRSDTIENVVNRATQIAAGGVKEIVLTGVNLGDFGIRDGQRQDKFFDLVKALDEVDGIERIRISSIEPNLLSNEIIEFVATSKRFVPHFHIPLQSGSNKILGLMKRRYQRELYTERVAKIKAVMPNCCIGVDVIVGFPGETHYDFLDTYQFLNELDISYLHVFTYSEREQTEAATMKGKVTGSTRFDRNKMLHILSDKKRRAFYQSQIGSTAQVLFEDDQKNGFMHGFTKNYVKVKAKYDPVMVNEIKNVKLIELLADGEVEVAEAEEVLAH
- a CDS encoding sugar kinase, whose translation is MGKVLSFGELLLRICPDGDGEWLAENKLPFYVGGAELNVATALALWDIPSAYFTALPENFMSEQIISYMDARDIDTSKIHHGGDRIGLYYLPKGKDLKNAGVIYDRANSAFATLQTGAIDWDKVLDGVTWFHFSAICPALNQAAADVCLEAVKAASEKGITISIDLNFRAKLWQYGKQPSEIVPQLAQYCDLIMGNIWAAEKMLNIPVPEGIVEADDKNTYIEQAKKTSEEIIKQYPKCKWVANTFRFDYNQGIRYYTALYTANELLVSKEYLSEKILDKVGSGDCFMAGLIYGFYQGNNPLDTLDFATAAAYNKLYIPSDATTATVADVKKTLAEND
- a CDS encoding bifunctional 4-hydroxy-2-oxoglutarate aldolase/2-dehydro-3-deoxy-phosphogluconate aldolase — protein: MTKNKETTIAAIKTQGMLPLFYYEDAQVSLEIVRALYKGGVRVFEYTNRGKAALENFQFLKEALKTEMQDLFLGIGTIKNTTEVKEFLAAGADFIVCPVVDLEVGKLTHDAGLLWIPGCMTPTEINIAHQFGAGIIKLFPANILGPEYLSSIKELFQGQLFVPTGGVEIDETNIDNWFKAGVCAVGMGSKLVSKKILENKAYDELQTLTTKAFEIINKVKP
- a CDS encoding UbiX family flavin prenyltransferase; the encoded protein is MVKKKKIIVAITGASGSVYAKLLLDNLMKLSSQIDKVGVVMSDNAKEVWRFELGNEDYDNYPFTFYHKMDFNAPFASGSAKYDTMIIIPCSMGTLGRIAHGISNDLISRAADVILKERRKLIAVVRDTPFSLIHINNLKAVTEAGGIICPANPSFYSLPKTIEDVAQTVVNRVIDLAGLESESYRWNED
- a CDS encoding NADP-dependent glyceraldehyde-3-phosphate dehydrogenase, which encodes MNFQEELDSLFLTEEQIPTAFKLAAEVNQREYLSNGEMLPWSGDVHTVLSPICIKTEKGLERKVIGTYPLCDAAEATASLDAAVAAYNNGRGEWPTMGVAQRIECVERFTHAIIEKKQEVVKLIMWEIGKTFADSTKEFDRTIEYIQATIDALKDLDRQSSGFTMEQGIVAQIRRSPLGVVLCMGPFNYPLNETFTTLIPALIMGNTILFKPPKHGTLLFYPLLEAFKNCFPKGVVNTIYGRGNKIIPGLMESGKINVLTLIGSSKVANELKKMHPKVNRLRAILGLDAKNAAIITAKADLKLAVQETVLGSLSFNGQRCTALKIIFVHRSLADEFLKQLSESVNKLKFGMPWVDGVSLTPLPEPHKPAYLKEVIDDAISKGAKVMNENGGATNESFVFPAVVYPVNAQMKLYTEEQFGPVVPVVPFDDLEETIQYLIDSTHGQQVSIFSNDEQEVAALIDPLVNQVSRVNINCQCQRGPDVFPFTGRKDSAEGTLSVVDALRSFSIRSLVATKLNENNKHLLNEIIDSNSSNFLSTKYLF
- a CDS encoding MFS transporter translates to MNQTKIGNYRWTICALLFFATTVNYLDRQVLSLLKPTLEEQFGWSNSDYADIAAVFQFTYAIAMLFAGRFVDKLGTKWGYGIAIIVWSIGAIIHAYSISIGTGVASILTTFGIAALPVSILGFMFSRAVLAIGESGNFPAAIKATAEYHPKKERSFATGIFNSGANVGAILAPITVPWIAKHWGWERAFELVGAVGFLWLFFWLIFYESPEKQKRLKAAELAYINSDEDEVADKANVEKVKWFKLLGFRQTWAFTFGKFMTDGVWWFFLFWLPGFLKDQYAMTSDDIRWPLAVLYSMTMIGSIGGGWLPKYFADKGYAVYDGRMRAMFVIALFPLIVLFAQPFGHYSFWIPVILIGVGASAHQAWSANIFTTVSDMFPKRAIGSVVGIGGFAGGMGGVLVTKIGGWIFDSYANKGISESFAKFNEMGNSSFVNQITSMDLASKYGDKVNLNIMSLNKLPVEVADKLKAVDANLFTQLLEIQKPLVQSNMTVAYTIMFAFCAVAYLIAWSVMKLLVPKYKKITL